The Nitrogeniibacter aestuarii genome has a window encoding:
- a CDS encoding HPr family phosphocarrier protein — MPKQEVEIINRLGLHARASAKLTQLASSFPCEVWISRDGRRVNAKSIMGVMMLAAAKGAKVTIDTEGEKAQEALEAVVGLINDRFEEDE, encoded by the coding sequence ATGCCGAAACAGGAAGTGGAAATCATCAACCGGCTGGGGCTGCATGCGCGTGCCTCGGCCAAGCTGACCCAGCTGGCGAGCAGCTTCCCCTGCGAAGTGTGGATTTCACGCGATGGCCGTCGGGTGAATGCCAAGAGCATAATGGGGGTTATGATGCTGGCAGCGGCCAAGGGGGCGAAAGTGACCATCGACACCGAGGGCGAAAAGGCCCAGGAAGCGCTGGAGGCTGTGGTCGGTCTGATCAATGACCGGTTCGAAGAAGACGAATAG
- a CDS encoding PTS sugar transporter subunit IIA encodes MIGLLLVTHSTLGEALIECACHVLNRCPMHMKAFAVMPRDDPRDLLADGRSLLASLDQGQGVLVLCDIFGASPANLAARLIEPGRVEAVAGVNLPMLMRVLTYREQGTLGALVERAITGACDGVVRMKPI; translated from the coding sequence ATGATCGGATTGCTGCTGGTGACACACAGCACGCTGGGGGAGGCACTCATCGAGTGTGCCTGCCATGTATTGAATCGCTGCCCCATGCACATGAAAGCCTTTGCGGTCATGCCGCGGGACGATCCGCGCGATCTGCTGGCAGACGGGCGCAGCCTTCTGGCGTCGCTCGATCAGGGGCAGGGCGTGCTCGTGCTGTGCGACATCTTCGGGGCGAGCCCCGCCAATCTGGCCGCCAGGCTCATCGAGCCGGGGCGGGTCGAAGCGGTGGCCGGGGTCAATCTGCCGATGCTGATGCGGGTGCTGACCTACCGGGAACAAGGGACATTGGGCGCGCTGGTGGAGCGCGCCATCACGGGCGCATGCGACGGCGTGGTCCGGATGAAACCGATTTGA